The Williamsia sp. DF01-3 genome has a window encoding:
- a CDS encoding AAA family ATPase — MTPASAASPQLTLTARLNLSAAEARRGIVRVHPEVLAALALREWDGVAVIGSRTTGAVIAATDASAPTGIALLDELTLSNAGLKSDAPVVLYPVVVHGATRVMVRGSRLTADSVDETTLRRALLGKVVSAGDVVSLLPRDLGPDFATSDATRSLATSVGITWTNELLTVVDADPSGPVSVQPNTAVLWADKSAGLPTTAEAATSASTRHTPAKATVSIAPPARTVDELVGVDAQVDKLTEWLGLALDNPELLTALGAQARLGVVLTGPPGVGKATVARAVCAGRALVYLDGPVTGALEASGRLAAVKDAVSQLVSAASETGAVLLISDVEALLPAEADPVSALILDALRTAITADRVALICTSSAPENLDQRLRDPDLCDRELSIGLPDNKIRRGLLGALLESVPTGTIDLGAISARTPGFVAADLAALTREAALRAAARSARDGEPPTLIEADLLGALEVIRPVSRSASPEVAVGSLTLDEVGDMVETKQALTEAVLWPLQHPDTFTRLGVDPPRGVLLYGPPGCGKTFVVRALAASGQLSVHSVKGAELMDKWVGSSEKAVRDLFDRARESAPSLIFLDEIDALAPRRGQSSNSGVGDRVVAALLTELDGVEPLRDVVVLGATNRPDLIDPALLRPGRLERLVFVPPPDADARAAILRTSSKSVPLAEDIDLDQLAAGLDGYSAADCAALLREAALAAMRRNIDAAIVTAEDVGVAQDKVRPSLDPAQVENLRQYAEKRGA; from the coding sequence GTGACTCCCGCATCTGCCGCGTCTCCGCAATTGACGCTGACCGCCCGGCTCAACCTCTCGGCGGCCGAGGCGCGCCGCGGCATCGTCAGGGTGCACCCGGAGGTCCTCGCCGCGTTGGCGCTGCGCGAGTGGGACGGGGTGGCCGTGATCGGCTCGCGTACCACCGGCGCGGTGATCGCCGCCACCGATGCGTCCGCGCCCACCGGCATCGCGCTGCTCGACGAGCTGACGCTGTCCAACGCGGGCCTGAAGTCCGACGCCCCGGTGGTGTTGTACCCCGTCGTGGTGCACGGCGCTACCCGCGTGATGGTGCGCGGTTCGCGGCTGACCGCCGATTCGGTGGACGAGACCACCCTGCGGCGCGCACTCCTCGGAAAGGTGGTGTCGGCCGGAGATGTGGTGTCGCTCTTGCCGCGCGACCTCGGTCCCGATTTCGCGACGTCCGACGCCACTCGTTCGCTGGCGACGTCGGTGGGCATCACCTGGACCAACGAACTGCTCACCGTGGTGGACGCCGACCCATCCGGCCCGGTGAGCGTGCAACCGAACACCGCGGTGCTGTGGGCTGACAAGAGCGCCGGACTGCCGACGACCGCCGAGGCGGCCACCAGTGCATCCACCCGGCACACACCGGCCAAGGCGACCGTCAGTATTGCTCCCCCGGCTCGGACCGTCGACGAACTCGTCGGCGTCGACGCACAGGTGGACAAGCTGACCGAATGGCTCGGCCTCGCCCTCGACAACCCGGAGTTGCTCACCGCCCTCGGCGCGCAAGCGCGACTCGGTGTGGTGCTCACCGGCCCACCCGGGGTCGGTAAGGCAACTGTCGCCCGGGCCGTGTGCGCCGGGCGAGCTCTGGTCTACCTCGACGGCCCGGTCACCGGCGCGCTCGAGGCATCCGGGCGGCTCGCTGCTGTCAAAGATGCAGTCAGTCAACTGGTGTCGGCAGCGTCCGAGACGGGCGCGGTGTTGCTCATCAGCGATGTCGAGGCACTGCTGCCCGCCGAGGCAGACCCGGTCTCGGCGCTCATCCTCGACGCACTTCGTACGGCGATCACGGCTGACCGGGTGGCTCTGATCTGCACCAGTTCGGCGCCCGAAAACCTCGACCAACGTCTCCGCGATCCCGATCTCTGCGACCGCGAGTTGTCGATCGGATTGCCCGACAACAAGATCCGGCGAGGTCTCCTCGGCGCGCTCCTGGAGTCCGTGCCCACCGGAACCATCGACCTCGGCGCGATCAGCGCTCGCACACCCGGTTTCGTCGCCGCCGACCTCGCCGCCCTCACCCGCGAGGCCGCGCTGCGGGCAGCTGCCCGCAGCGCCCGCGACGGCGAGCCACCTACGCTCATCGAGGCCGATCTGCTCGGCGCGCTGGAAGTGATTCGGCCGGTATCCCGGTCGGCATCGCCCGAGGTCGCGGTCGGCAGCCTGACGCTCGACGAGGTCGGCGACATGGTGGAGACCAAACAGGCACTCACCGAGGCCGTGCTCTGGCCGCTACAGCACCCGGACACCTTCACCCGGCTCGGCGTCGACCCACCCCGCGGCGTGCTGCTCTACGGTCCTCCCGGATGCGGCAAGACCTTTGTGGTGCGCGCGCTCGCCGCGTCCGGACAACTCAGCGTGCACAGCGTCAAAGGTGCTGAGCTGATGGACAAATGGGTCGGGTCATCAGAGAAGGCGGTCCGCGACCTGTTCGACCGGGCACGCGAGTCGGCACCATCGCTCATCTTCCTGGACGAGATCGACGCCCTGGCCCCACGCCGCGGTCAGTCGTCGAACTCAGGTGTCGGCGATCGGGTGGTCGCGGCACTGCTCACCGAACTCGACGGGGTCGAACCGCTACGGGATGTGGTGGTACTCGGCGCGACCAACCGTCCCGATCTCATCGATCCAGCGCTGCTGCGTCCCGGCCGTCTGGAGCGGCTCGTGTTCGTGCCGCCACCTGATGCCGATGCCCGCGCTGCGATCCTGCGGACGTCGAGCAAGTCGGTACCACTGGCAGAAGACATCGACCTGGACCAGCTGGCCGCAGGCCTGGACGGATACTCGGCCGCCGACTGCGCCGCACTGCTCCGAGAGGCTGCTCTGGCCGCGATGCGACGGAACATCGACGCGGCCATCGTCACCGCCGAGGACGTCGGGGTGGCGCAGGACAAGGTTCGGCCGTCCCTCGATCCGGCCCAGGTGGAGAACCTGCGTCAGTACGCCGAAAAGCGTGGAGCCTGA
- a CDS encoding phosphatidylcholine/phosphatidylserine synthase, producing the protein MKESVRKDPGRKEPVRKDPVRRSGSRVVPAGSSRRRRRPSRAGTLNTGKLLVPSALTVLAICAGLSATKFALDGRIHLCVAMIAAAALLDGLDGRVARLLGATTRIGAELDSLADAINFGVAPALTLYVLLLEGNDVGWLLSLIYCCAIVLRLARFNTLIDEDDTPQYTKDFFVGVPAPAAALIAMLPIALEEQFGMGWWTSDATVGTWMTITALLAVSRLPTASLKSYAVPPNALVLVLIGVALFAAALLTYPYLLMVVAIGLYLLHIPFAWRTKRWVASRPETWDFHPRERRAERRAIRQVRRGRPTKSSARLGLRRPGDQ; encoded by the coding sequence ATGAAAGAGTCCGTTCGCAAGGATCCTGGCCGAAAGGAACCCGTCCGGAAGGACCCGGTCCGCCGGTCCGGCAGCCGGGTGGTGCCGGCAGGGAGTTCCCGGCGCCGGCGCCGTCCGAGCCGCGCCGGAACGCTGAACACCGGCAAGCTCCTCGTTCCGTCGGCGCTCACCGTCCTTGCCATCTGCGCCGGCCTGTCGGCCACCAAGTTCGCTCTCGATGGCCGAATCCACCTGTGCGTTGCGATGATCGCAGCTGCGGCACTGCTCGACGGCCTCGACGGCCGGGTGGCCCGCCTGCTGGGGGCGACCACGCGTATCGGGGCCGAACTGGATTCTCTCGCCGACGCCATCAACTTCGGGGTGGCCCCCGCGCTGACCCTCTACGTCCTCCTGCTCGAGGGCAACGACGTGGGATGGCTGCTGTCGCTGATCTATTGCTGCGCAATCGTTTTGAGGTTGGCGCGGTTCAACACACTGATCGACGAAGACGACACGCCGCAGTACACCAAGGACTTCTTCGTGGGTGTGCCCGCTCCCGCCGCCGCTCTCATCGCGATGTTGCCCATCGCCCTCGAAGAGCAATTCGGAATGGGTTGGTGGACCTCGGATGCAACCGTCGGCACATGGATGACCATCACTGCGCTGCTGGCCGTCAGTCGTCTGCCGACCGCGTCCCTCAAGTCGTACGCGGTGCCGCCGAACGCGTTGGTGCTGGTGCTCATCGGTGTGGCCCTGTTCGCCGCCGCGCTGCTGACCTACCCGTATCTGCTCATGGTGGTGGCGATCGGTCTCTACCTGCTGCACATCCCGTTCGCCTGGAGAACCAAGCGATGGGTGGCCAGCCGACCGGAGACCTGGGACTTCCACCCCCGGGAACGCCGGGCCGAACGACGCGCCATCCGGCAAGTGCGGCGCGGCAGGCCGACCAAATCGTCGGCCCGTCTCGGCCTGCGCCGCCCCGGCGACCAGTAA